The Thermoanaerobaculia bacterium genomic sequence ACGCACGCTGCTGATCCAGCCGGCGCTCTCGTACAGGAGATGGTCTTCCGGATAGAAAAGCCCGAACCTTCCGCCGATGTCACGGCCGACGGCGAGCGACTGCCCGTCCGGCGCCCAGTCGGCGAATCCGACTTTCTCTTCGAGGTCGCGCGGCGCTCCTCCCGACAGCGGCGAGCGGGCGAGCGTGCCGGTCAGGAGGAGCGTCGTCTGGAACACCGGGGCCCGCCCGATCGCGAGCTCGCTCTGCGAAGACATGCCGAAGAGAAGCGCCGGCGGGAGCGGCAGCGCGCTCGAGAAGAGATTGTCCTGGCGTACCGAGTAGAGGCGCGGCCTGTCGCCGCTCCACGCCGCCGAGTACACGATCGTCCCGCCGTCGGGCGCGAACCGCGCGCCCCAGATCGTCCCGTGACCGAAGGTGAGGCGATGGAAGATCGGCGCGGCTTCGACGGGATGGGCCTTCAACGTCAGCCGATTCGAGAGGAGGGCCGCGGCGGCGGCGACCACGACGAACGCCGCGGCGATCGCTCCAACCGGCGTGCGCCTCGCCTTCGCCGCGGGAACGCCGGCGGAAACCGCCGTCGACGTGGCCTCCGAAAGATGGTCGCGCAGGCTCTTGAGCTCTCGCGCGAGGTCGGTCGTCGAGGCGTAGCGGGACTCCGGTTCCTTGGCGAGGCAGCGGTCGACGATCCAGCGCAGCGGCGGCGGGACTCTCGGATTGACGGATGCGATCGGCTCCGGGTCCTCCCCGATGATCGCGCTCATCGTCTGGGGGGCCGTGTCGCGCTGGAACGGCTTCTTTCCGGCGGCCATCTCGTACAGGATCGTCCCGACCGAGAACTGGTCGGACCGGTAATCGACCGGCCTGCCCGCGGCCTGCTCGGGCGACATGTAGCCGACGGTCCCCATGACGGTTCCGGCATCCGTCGCCAGCGGCGCGGCCGTCGGCATCTCGGAGACGTCGCCCCCCATCGTCCTCGTGATCTTCGCGAGGCCGAAGTCGAGGATCTTGACGATCCCGTCCTTCGTGAGCATCACGTTTTCGGGCTTCAGGTCCCGGTGGACGATTCCAGCGGAATGCGCCCGGGCGAGCCCTTCGGCGATCTGCGTGCCGACGTCGAGGCAGCGGCTGACCGGAAGGCGCGACGCTTCCAGGATCTCGCGGAGCGATCGCCCTTCGACGAGCTCCATCGCGACGTAGAGGTGGCCCTCCGCCGAGCCGACGTCGTGGACCGTGACGATGTTCGGATGGTTGAGCGCCGACGCGGCCCGCGCCTCCTGCTCGAACCGCGAGCGCCGCTGCGAATCCGTGGCGAAGTCGGGCGGGAGCACTTTGACGGCGACCTCGCGCCCGAGCCGCGCGTCGCGGGCGCGGTAGACCTCCCCCATGCCTCCGGCGCCCAGGGGAGACAGGATTTCGTAGGGACCGAGTTTCGTTCCGGCCGGGAGACTCATGGCGCGATCCTCTCGCTGCGTTTCATTTGACGTTTTCCACGGCAAAGAGGTCCGAAAGCGTCCGGAGATAAGAGTAGGCGTAGGAGCGCCCGTCCGGTGTGACGAGCGCGCGATTGATTGACGCGAGCCCGGCGGCCTCCGGCGCCTTGAAAGTGAATACGCGTTCCCTCCGTCCGGTCGCGAGATCGACTCGCAGGAGATCGCAGGGGAACTGGCCGCGCTGGAAGACGTACAGCCCGCGGCCATCGGCGGTGAAGCGGATCGGCCAGTCGCCCGGCTCGCTCCCGGGGACCTCCCGCCCGGCGCCGCTTCCGCTCGACGGGAAGAGATAGACGCGGTCGTCGGCGGTCTTCGTCGCGATCCACGCGCCGTCGGGGGAGACCGGCGTGAGGCTCGAACCGACTCCCTCCGGGCTGACGGCCTGCGGCTTGCCCCCGGCGAGGTCCTGCACGTAGAGCCGAAAGCCCCGGTTTCCCTCCTGGGCGGCGACGACGATCCTGTTCCCCTTCGGAAAGAAGCTGCCGATGCCGCCGTACCTGAGCGACGGTGTCGTGAGCGTCCGCGGCTGACCGGCGCGCGCCGGGAGGAGCATGAGCTGCGTGTTGTCGAAGCTGCTCGAGAGGACCCACTGGCCGTCCGGAGAGAGCGCCACGGCGGAGCCGGCTCCGAGCCGCACGACCGATGCCGTCTCGGTGTTCCGAAGGAAGACGCTGAACGTCGGACCGCCTCCCTCCCCGCTCTCGTCGAAGAGCAGGGTCTTGCCGTCCGCCGAGAGGTCCCGAACGAGCGTCCAGTCGAGGTAGGAGAGCTCGTGGTCCTCCTTCCCGCCTGGCGGCAGCGCCCGGACGACCATCCGTTCGTCGTCCTCTGACATCAGGAGCCTGCCGTCCGCCGCGATGTCGTCGAGCGTGAGCGTGCGCGGAGTCGGAAGGACCAGACGCTCCTTTCCGGAGAGCGAAACGGCATAGACGGCCCTCGCCGCGTTCTCCCGCGTCGCCGAGAACCAGACCTCCGACCCGTCGCGGGACCAGGCGAGTCCCTCCGCCGTCGTCCAGCCCTTCGAGAGGACCGTCCGTCGGCCGCCGGCGTCGACGACCGTGACCGCGCCCCCGTCGTCGTTCCGGATCGGATGATCTAGGAAAGCGACGCGGTCGCCCCGCGGCGACACGCGGAGATGGCTGATCCAGCCGCTCGTCGAGTAGAGGACCTTGCCGATCGGATACTCGAGCAGGGACTTGCCGCCGACCAGGTGGCTCACGGCGATCGTCGACCCATCCGGGGACCAGTCCGCCGCGTCCACGTCCTCGAGAACCTCGCGCGGCGTTCCGCCGGAGAGCGGAACGCGGGCGAGCGTCGTCTTCCAGACGAAGCCGCTGTAGAACGCCGGCCGGAGGCCGATCGCCATCTCGCCGGTGGAGGAGACGGAGAAGAGAATCGCGTCCGGCGCGGGGAGGGGGATCGATTCGGAGTTGTCCGGGCGGACCGTGAAGATGTGGATCGGATCGCCTTCCCACGCCGCCGAGTAGACGACCGACGCGCCTCCAGGCGCGAACCGCGCGGCCCTGATCGTTCCGCGGCGGTACGTGAGCCGGTGAAAGACCGGAGCGCTCGATTTCCGAAGCCGATATCCGGCGAGACCCGCGCCGGCCGCGAGGAAGACGGCCAGCGCGGCGGCGCCCGCGAGATACCCCCGGGACGCGCGCGGCCTCCGGCGGGGTTCCGCGGGGCCGGCGGCGTCCGACGACGACGCTTCGGAAAGATGATCGCGGATGCTCTTCAAGTCGCGCGCGAGATCGCGCGTCGACGCGTAGCGGTCGTCCGGCTCCTTGGCGAGGCACCGGTCGACGATCCAGCGCAGGGGGGGCGGCGTCCTGGGGCTGAGCGTTCCAATCGGCTCGGGGTCGTCCTCGATGATCGCGGTCAGGGTCTGCGGCGCCGAATCGCGCAGAAAAGGGCTCTTGCCGGTCGCCATCTCATACAGGATCGTTCCGAAAGAGAACTGGTCGGACCGAAAGTCCACCGATCGCCCGAGCGCCTGTTCGGGGGACATGTAGCCGGCCGTGCCCATGATCGTCCCGGCGTCGGTGCGCGGCGCCGCCGTCGGAAGGTCCGACACGTTTCCGTCCGTCGCGGTCGTCAGCTTCGCGAGCCCGAAGTCGAGGATCTTGACGAATCCGTCCTTCGAGATCATGACGTTCTCGGGCTTCAAATCGCGGTGCACGATCCCGGCCGCGTGGGCCCGGGCGAGACCGTCGGCGATCTGCGCGCCGATCTCGAGGGTCCGGCTCGGGGGAATTCGACCGCTCTCGATCATGTCGCGGAGCGTCCGACCTTCCACGAGCTCCATGGCGACCCAGACGTGCGCGTCGGACGTCCCGATGTCGTAGACGCCGATGATGTTCGGGTGGTTCAACGCCGACGCGGCGCGCGCCTCCTGCTCGAATCGCGATCGTCGCTGCGCGTCGGTCGAAAACTCCGCCGGGAGAACCTTGATCGCGACGTCGCGTCCAAGCCGCGCGTCCCGCGCCCGGTAGACCTCTCCCATGCCCCCGGCTCCGAGCGGTGAAACGATTTCGTAGGGACCGAGTTTCGTTCCGGCGTTCAGTGCCATCGCAGACCTCGCGTTTCGCCGAATTCATGGAAGGTTCCGGACAGGACGATCCACTTCGAGGTTTCGCGAGGCGCGAGCGAGACGGGATGGGGGTCGCCCGCGACGTCCCGGTGAGGCGACCGCGAGGCGGTCGTCCCGCGAAGCTTGTCCCCGCGAAAGCGGGGAGCGGGGACCCAGCCTGCTCGTGAACCTGCTGGATTCCCGCTTCCGCGGGAATGACAGAGAAAAAGGCGGCGCGGGCGGCACCCGCCCGTATCGCTCGATGGATCGCGAAACTCGCTCATGAGATTCCCTCGACGAGGAACAGGTCCGAAAGTATCCGGTGATAGCTGTACGCGTAGGAGGCCGCGTCCGGCGTCACGTGGACGGAGATGATCTCGACCACGCCCGCCGAATCGGGAGGCATCAGCTCCTTGATCGGCTGCTTGCGGCCCGTCGCGAGCTCGAGGAGAAAAACCGGGCTGGGAAGCGTGCCCCGCCGGAAAACGTAGAGATCCTGTCCGACGGGCGTCCAGCAGATCGGGC encodes the following:
- a CDS encoding protein kinase, encoding MSLPAGTKLGPYEILSPLGAGGMGEVYRARDARLGREVAVKVLPPDFATDSQRRSRFEQEARAASALNHPNIVTVHDVGSAEGHLYVAMELVEGRSLREILEASRLPVSRCLDVGTQIAEGLARAHSAGIVHRDLKPENVMLTKDGIVKILDFGLAKITRTMGGDVSEMPTAAPLATDAGTVMGTVGYMSPEQAAGRPVDYRSDQFSVGTILYEMAAGKKPFQRDTAPQTMSAIIGEDPEPIASVNPRVPPPLRWIVDRCLAKEPESRYASTTDLARELKSLRDHLSEATSTAVSAGVPAAKARRTPVGAIAAAFVVVAAAAALLSNRLTLKAHPVEAAPIFHRLTFGHGTIWGARFAPDGGTIVYSAAWSGDRPRLYSVRQDNLFSSALPLPPALLFGMSSQSELAIGRAPVFQTTLLLTGTLARSPLSGGAPRDLEEKVGFADWAPDGQSLAVGRDIGGRFGLFYPEDHLLYESAGWISSVRFSPDGKQIAFLDHPPSGDGGNVMLAAADGKEKPRAIAKDFVSVMGLAWRPDGGEIWVTGTTSGNTRYLIAITLSGRQRTVYRVPATFTIYDLRKDGRALITEDDYRSSSFGGGNGGPERDLSALDWASPGGISRDGSLVSFDESGEGGGDKGTVYVRKTDGSPPVLIGPGASGGISSDGTMVAGIAPDGSAISIYPTGAGKSKTFPLPMIGSRSQFVSGDKALCFFGVEKGHGPRLYLLDLATGKTRAISDEGIPSVSFTPASPDGRSVLGLTRDRVLTSYSIDGGPPRSINGTERGDYPAGWSADGGSVWVYRRGENPSRVFKIDLATGKRTLWKEISPPDPGGITGIAPVIVAPNGNEYVYSATRILSTLYLVEGLK
- a CDS encoding protein kinase, with translation MALNAGTKLGPYEIVSPLGAGGMGEVYRARDARLGRDVAIKVLPAEFSTDAQRRSRFEQEARAASALNHPNIIGVYDIGTSDAHVWVAMELVEGRTLRDMIESGRIPPSRTLEIGAQIADGLARAHAAGIVHRDLKPENVMISKDGFVKILDFGLAKLTTATDGNVSDLPTAAPRTDAGTIMGTAGYMSPEQALGRSVDFRSDQFSFGTILYEMATGKSPFLRDSAPQTLTAIIEDDPEPIGTLSPRTPPPLRWIVDRCLAKEPDDRYASTRDLARDLKSIRDHLSEASSSDAAGPAEPRRRPRASRGYLAGAAALAVFLAAGAGLAGYRLRKSSAPVFHRLTYRRGTIRAARFAPGGASVVYSAAWEGDPIHIFTVRPDNSESIPLPAPDAILFSVSSTGEMAIGLRPAFYSGFVWKTTLARVPLSGGTPREVLEDVDAADWSPDGSTIAVSHLVGGKSLLEYPIGKVLYSTSGWISHLRVSPRGDRVAFLDHPIRNDDGGAVTVVDAGGRRTVLSKGWTTAEGLAWSRDGSEVWFSATRENAARAVYAVSLSGKERLVLPTPRTLTLDDIAADGRLLMSEDDERMVVRALPPGGKEDHELSYLDWTLVRDLSADGKTLLFDESGEGGGPTFSVFLRNTETASVVRLGAGSAVALSPDGQWVLSSSFDNTQLMLLPARAGQPRTLTTPSLRYGGIGSFFPKGNRIVVAAQEGNRGFRLYVQDLAGGKPQAVSPEGVGSSLTPVSPDGAWIATKTADDRVYLFPSSGSGAGREVPGSEPGDWPIRFTADGRGLYVFQRGQFPCDLLRVDLATGRRERVFTFKAPEAAGLASINRALVTPDGRSYAYSYLRTLSDLFAVENVK